The Paraflavitalea devenefica genomic interval ATGACCGCGCGGTTCAAACATGAGGCCTTTGCGGATCCAGTCATATTCCTTTAAAAAATGCTGGCGCTTTTCACTCATGTTGGCGCCGGTTAAAGCGGGGCCACCGCCGGCCACCAGCCTTACGGGATTACCGCAGGTATGCGCATCCACACAATGAAACACGTGCCCCTGTAAGGGCTTCGCCAGCGTGGAAGTCGTTTTTGTAATGGGGTTGTTCGTCATTGTTTCTTCTTATACTTAAGTTCTCCGCAGCGTCCCCTCCGGGAGACACTGCGGGGAAGAGATTTATGGCGCAGTTGGTGAGCCACCTGGATTCTCCGCAGTGTCTCTTCCAGCCAGGCTTTTGTGTGCAGGTGGAAGGACGCTGCGGCCTTTTTATATACTGTCTTTTGTTACTTCGTTGTTCACTGTTCTCCAGATGCCCAGCGGGTTGCCGTTCTTCAGTTCAGCGGGCAGGAGGCTATCGGGCCATCCCTGGAAGGAAACCGGCCTTGCAAAACGCTTGATACCATCGGCCCCTACCGAAGTAAAGCGGGCATCGGTGGTAGCGGGGAATGGTCCGCCATGGTGCATGCTCAGGCATACTTCCACACCGGTGGGCACACTGTTGAGGATAAACCTGCCGCAGATGTTTTGAACGGCTTCTACCAGTTCGTCCTGTTCCAGGATATCCTGTTCGGTAGCCATCAGGGTAGCAGTGAGCTGCCCCTCGAGGTGCTTCGCCACCTGCAGCATTTCGGGTATATCGGCACAACGGATCACCAGTGAATAAGGGCCAAATACTTCCTGGTGCAATACCGGGTTATTGAGAAAGGCTTTGCCGGTAGCCGAAGCGATGGCCGGCACGCCCTGGTTGGCCACAGGGGCTGCAGCTGATTCGGCCACGGTAGTCACTTCCTGCTGGGATAAAGCGGCTGACTTTTTCTCACCATAGGCTTTGGCAATACCGGGGTGCAACATGGTGCCTGGCGCAACCTGCCTGATCTCATTGCCGAGGGCAGTGATGAATTCCTGCAGCGGCGCTCCTTCTATACCAATGATGAGACCGGGATTGGTGCAAAACTGTCCGACCCCGAGGGTGATGGAGCCGGCATACAGTTTGGCAATATCGGCGGCGGATTGCTGCAATTTGCCGGGCAGGAGCCATACGGGGTTGATGCTGCCCATTTCGGCAAATACCGGGATGGGTTCTTTCCGCTGGTTGGCCCAGTCGAACAGGGCTTTACCGCCCCCATAGGAACCGGTAAAACCTACCGCTTTGGTATAAGGATGGGTAACGAGGGCTTTTCCTACTTCGAAGGATGCGCCATGCACATGGGCGAAAATGCCTTCCGGCAGACCCAGTTGCTGGGCCGCTTTCAAAATGATCTGCGCCACGATCTCAGAAGTACCTGCATGGGCGGGGTGTGCTTTCACAATCACCGGGCAGCCGGCTGCCAGGGCACAGGCCGTATCGCCGCCGGCCGTAGAATAGGCAAACGGGAAGTTACTGGCGCCGAATACCACTACCGGCCCCAGAGGTACCCCCATTTTGCGGATATCCGGTTTGGGCGGAGTGCGGTCGGGATTGGCTGTATCAATACGCGCTTCCAGCCACTCCCCTTTCTCACAAGCCGCTGCATAGCTGGTGAGCTGGAATACGGTACGTGTTTTTTCATTGCGCAACCGTGCCTCGGGGAGATTGGTCTCCTGCATGGCGGTTGGTATCAGTTCATCCGGGGCATTGTCGAGCCCGGCTGCGATGGCCCGCATGAAACCGGCCCGTTGCTTCAGCGACAATTTACGGTAGGCATGAAAAGCCTTCCAGGCCTTTTCCATAATAATATTGATCTCCGCTACGGTAGTATCTTTAAACATAGTAGAATGCTTTAAACATGAAAAGGCAAAGGTACTTTACCATGCATTGAGAGGTGGCACCTTTTCAAAAGATGTCACCTCTCCAGGCAGTTTATTCACTTTACAGGTAGTTGTTGGCCATTGCCAGGTTCATATAGTCGGGCAAGGCAGGCCTTGTGCGGATACCTTCATTGATCACTTCCAGTATCCTTTCCCGCTCTTCACCGATCAGGCGCAGGCGGGGCGCCCTTACGTATTCGGAACCAATGCCGGCTTGCGTAGCAGCCAACTTGATGTATTGTACCAGTTTGGGATGAATGTCCAGGTCGAGCAGGGGCATAAACCAGCGGTAGATGGCGGCGGCCTCTTCCAGTTGACCGGCTTTTACCAGGCGGTAAATCGCTACCGTTTCACGGGGGAAGGCATCCACCAGGCCGGCTACCCAGCCATCAGCGCCCATCACGAGCTCTTCCATGGCGAGGGGATCCACACCACATAAGATCTTAAAGCGGTTGCCAAAACGATTGATCATGCGGGTTACATTCGATACATCGCGGGTGGACTCTTTCACGGCGCCGATGTTCCGGCATTCGGCCAGCTCCTCAAACATGTCCAGCGTGATCTCGATCTTATAATCAACCGGGTTGTTGTATACGATGATGGGCAGGTTGGTAGACTGCGCTACGGTTTTGAGGAAGGCCACTGTTTCGCGGTGATCGCTTTTGTAGCGCATGGGGGGCAGCAGCATTAAACCATGGGCGCCCCATTTGGCGGCATTGGCAGCCTGCTGTATTGCTTCGCGGGTAGAGCCTTCTGCTATATTGATGAGCACAGGCACCTGCCCGGCAGTTTTTTGCAAGGCGGTCTTAACGAGTATTTCTTTCTCAGGGGTAGTCAGCACACTGGCCTCGCCCAGTGACCCTCCCAGGATAACACCATCAACACCGGCATCCAGTTGGGCAGCCAGGTTCTTCTCAAAAAGGGGTATGTCCAATTCATCATCCGCTGTAAACTGTGTAGTTAGTGCAGGGAAAACACCTTTCCATTCAAAATGCATGGGCTAAAAATTTTGAGGACAAAACTACGGCGCTACGAATTGATTTATTTTGCGGTATTTAATCAGTTTTAGTACAATATTCTCCTAACGGCTGTTCAGGGTTTCGCGTTATGAGTTCCGGGTTCTTCCCGTGTAGCCCGCTAATAAAATTACTTTGTTGCTGAAATGGCTGTTCTCTCAGGCTGCTTAAGTTAAGCAACCAGCTTGAACAGCGGTAGCAACCCGAAACTTAGCACTCGAAACCCGAAACCGTTATACCACTTCCCCTTCCAGGTCATAGTCATAGGCCTTGGTGATCTTTACGTTCACAAATTCGCCGGGGGTTAACCGTTTGGTACTGTTAATGATCACTTCATTGTCTACTTCCACGCTATCGAACTCTGTACGGCCCAGGTAGCGGCCCGATTCTTTTTTATCAATTAGTACCTTGAATGTTTGCCCGATCTTTTCCTGGTTCTTCTCATAGCTGATCTCCTGCTGCACTTCCATGATCTCCTGCGCCCGGCTTTCTTTTTCTTCCTGGGGAATATCATCTTCCAGTGTATGGGCGGAGGTACCTTCTTCGTGTGAGTAAGTGAAGATGCCCACGCGGTCGAAGCGGTGCTGCCGCAGGAAGTCTTTTACGTCTTCCACATCCTGGGCTGTTTCGCCCGGGAAGCCGGTGATGAGCGTGGTACGCAGGCAAATGCCCGGCACTTTTTCCCGGATGGCAACAATCAGCTCATCCATTTCGCCCTTGGTGATCTGGCGGCGCATGGCTTTCAGCATGGGATCGCTGGCATGCTGCAAAGGCATATCGAGGTAATTACAGATGTTGTCGCGTTCGCGCATCACATCCAGTATTTCCAGCGGGAATTTGGAAGGGTATGCATAGTGCAACCTGATCCAGTGCAGTCCTTTTACATCGGCCAGTTTGTGGAGCAGGTCGGCCAGCATGCGTTTTTTATAGATGTCGAGGCCATAATAGGTAAGCTCCTGGGCGATGAGCATGATCTCCTTCACGCCCATCTGAACCAGGCGTTCTGCCTCCTGCACCAATTGCTCGATGGGCCTGCTCACATGCGCGCCCCGCATGAGGGGAATGGCGCAAAAAGAACAGGTACGGTTACAGCCTTCTGATATCTTCAGGTAGGCATAATGCCTGGGCGTAGCCAGCAGGCGCTCACCCAGTAATTCGGCCTTGTAATCAGCCTCGAATTGTTTCAGGATCAGGGGCAGCTCCATGGTGCCGAAATAGGCATCCACTTCGGGTATCTCCTGCTCCAGGTTGTTGCGGTAACGTTCGCTCAGGCAGCCGGTTACGTATACTTTGTCCAGCTTTCCCTTGCGTTTCAGGTCTACCTGGTCTAAAATGGTATTGATGGATTCTTCTTTGGCCTTGTCGATAAAGCCGCAGGTATTCACCACTACGATGTTGTGGTCAAGGCGGGCGTTCTCATGCACTACGTCAATATCATTGGCCTTTAACTGGCCGCTCAGCACCTCACTGTCTACCATATTCTTGCTACAGCCCAGGGTAATAATATTGACCTTATCTTTTTTTAGTGACCTCGTTTTCATAATAATATAGCCTGCAAAGGTACTGAGGATATGCCGGAATTATGCAATTAAGAACACCTAGTTGCCAACTGACAGCCCTTCTGTGCATTAGTAACTTATATACAGGGCATTACACTACCGGGAAACCGGTATTTTGACCCCGAAACTGCGAGTTGGGGAACATTTGGCACAATATTTATAACAACCTGCTGTAAAATGAACAGCATGAAGAAAATAACCATTATTGCAGTAGCTATGATCTGTTTGCTCTCCCTCACGCAAACAGCCTTTTCCCAATCAACCGGCCCCACTTACAGAACTGCCCTCGGCGCCAAAGCCTATTTTGGCGATGGTACTACCGGTGGCATCAACCTCAAACATTTCCTGAACAGTAAAGGCGCGCTGGAAGCCTCCCTGCTGTTTGAAAGAGGCCATCTGGGGGTGGAAGGTTTGTACGACTGGCATGGTGATATCACTGGCGCTTCCGGCCTGAAATGGTATGTTGGCGGTGGCGCTCTGCTTTTCTTCCCTACTGATGATGATTATGGTGATGATGTGTTGTTTGCCCTTCGTGGAACCCTGGGCCTGGATTACAAGTTTACCGGCGCCCCGATCAATGTATCGTTCGACCTGAACCCGGTCTTTGCCCTTACCCCGGATACTGATTTCGACTTCTGGGCGGGCCTTGCTTTCCGCTTTACGTTCTAAGTTTTCAACCTTTCCTTATAAAGCAAAAGGGTGAGCCGCCTTTGGAAGGCGACCCACCCTTTTCCTTTATATGCTATACAGTTCGTGGCGAGTGGCCGCGAAGCCTAACTCTTCTCCAGATTAAACAAGCTGTCTACAAACTCGTGCTTGTCAAAGACCAGCAGGTCTTCCATCTTCTCCCCCATGCCAATGAACTTGACCGGTATTTTAAACTGGTTGGCAATGGCCAGCACCACGCCGCCTTTGGCCGTACCGTCGAGTTTGGTAATGGCCAGCGCCGTTACATCGGTAGCGGCTGTAAACTGTTTGGCCTGCTCCAGGGCATTCTGCCCGGTAGAGCCATCCAGCACCAGCAATACTTCATGGGGTGCTTCGGGGATATGCTTTTGTATTACGCGTTTGATCTTGCTCAGTTCATCCATCAGGTGCGCCTTGTTGTGCAGCCGGCCGGCCGTATCAATGATGACTACATCAGATCCTTTCGATACCCCACTTTGTACAGTATCAAAAGCCACAGAAGCCGGATCAGCGCCCATGCCCTGCTTTACAATCGGTACTCCTACCCGCTCACTCCAGATGGTCAACTGGTCTACCGCGGCAGCCCGGAAGGTATCGGCGGCGCCCAGTAACACCGATTTACCGGCTTTCTTGAAGTTATAGGCCAGTTTGCCGATGGTGGTGGTCTTGCCCACACCATTCACGCCTACCACGAGGATCACAAAGGGTTTGGCCGGCAGGGTAGATTCGAAGGTATAGGCGTCGGCTTCCGGTGCTTCCACCAGTATGTTCTCTATTTCCTGCTGCAATATGTTGTTCAGTTCGCTGGTGTTGAGGTACTTGTCCTTCGCCACCCGTTTTTCAATGCGCTCAATGATCTGTACGGTGGTTTCGATACCCACATCGGCGCTTACGAGCGCTTCTTCGAGGTTATCCAGTACTTCATCATCTACCGAACTTTTACCGGCAATGGCTTTGGTCAGTTTTGACAGAAAACCGGTCTTGGTTTTCTCCAGCCCCTGGTCGAGTGTTTCCTTCTCTTTTTTGCCGAATAATTTATTGAACAGGCCCATAGTGCAATTTAAGAATACAGAATTCAGAATCCAGCATACAGAATATGAGAAATACAAAAAGCTGTTCCGGTACAGAACAGCTTTTAATATTGTACTTACTTATCCAACTTACTTTTGAGCTAAGTATTCTTTCACCTTATCCTTGTGCACGATAGCTTCTTTAAAAGTATATGCACCTGATTTGGGGCTGCGCACAGCACGGATCACTTTGGTCCAGTTCTTTGCTTCAGCAGCCAGTTTGGGGTCCTTCTTGATCGCGGTTTTAGCTGACTTTGCCATATATAATCAATTTGAAAATTAGCGAATTTGAGCATTTGAAATTGAGTACAGTACTAATCATTTTCGAATTAGCACATTACCCTATTTTCAAATTACTTGATTTCCTTGTGAACGGTTACCTTTTTGAGGATCGCGTTGAATTTTTTCAGTTCCAGGCGCTCCGGATTGTTCTTCTTGTTCTTGGTAGTGATATAGCGGCTGGTACCGGGCTTACCACTGGTTTTGTGCTCAGTGCACTCCAGGATTACCTGTACTCTGTTTCCTTTCTTTGCCATTGTTATAGACTTTGACGGTGTTTACTAACTAATTAAATTTTCTCGCCTTTGGCCCTCAACTCCTTAACCACACTGATCAGTCCGCGCTTGTTGATGGTACGGATACCTTCAGTAGACAGTTTCAGGGTAATCCATTTGTCTTCTTCAGCCAAAAAGAAACGTTTAGTCTGCAGATTGGGCAGAAAACGGCGCTTTGATTTGATATTTGAGTGGGAAACGCGGTGCCCAGACACTGGAACTTTACCTGTTACCTGACATACTCTTGCCATGACTTCAAAAATTTAGGACGGCAAAGGTAGGAATTAGCATCGAATAAAGAAAAAGAAAATCAAGGTTTTTGCGAGAAAGGTTGTCCACAGTGTGAATTTCGGGAGAATAAGTCAAAATCAGGGGATTACGAGTCAGATTATTTCTTTAAAAAGAGCAGGATAAATCCAAATGTAGCAGCTATTTGCCCAACCCAGAAAATAAACATCCACCTTACGATCTCTACCCGTGTGCTGGAAAGATCTTCTTTTGTAGCAAATTTGAAATCCAAATGTGCAAATTCCTTGGCAATGTATGCCTTCATATGCCCAAACTCCAGGTCCATATGCTCATTTAACAGCTTTATATCCTTCTGCACCATTTGCTCCAAGTGTTTATGTTTATCTGCCTGTTTTTCCTCCACTACATTCTGGATGACTTCTACCAGTTCCTTCGCTTCTGCTTCCTGTAATTTCAGGTTCTTCCTGAAAATATCATATAACCTGATACTAATTGTACTCATAAAATTAGACCAATTTTTACGATTAATGCCGGGCGCTTTACAAACATAATATTTTTTTATTATTAATAAAAATGACAATAAGATATTTTGTCAGCCCACAAGTCCATGAAAAACAGTCTAATGAATTAATAATTCCTTAATTTAAAGTTGTTTTTGCCTGCAACACCTTTGGCAAAAGCTACGTTTAAATGACACTAATGAAAAGAAAGACCATAGCAAGGGATATCAGTTGGTTATCGTTCAATGCCCGGGTATTGCAGGAAGCCGCCGACCCCAGCGTGCCGCTGCGGGAGCGCATCAAGTTTTTAGGCATCTTTTCCAATAATATGGACGAGTTCTTCCGGGTGCGCGTAGCCACCCTGAAACGCATGACCGAAATGGGCAGCAAGCTCCGGAATATGCACCTGGAGCAGGCGCCTGACCGCATCCTGGACCAGATCCAACAGATCGTACTGGAACAACAGGCCGAATTTAACCAGATCTGGGAAACCATTCGCAAGGACCTGGCGCGGGAGAAGATCTACCTGGTGAATGAACGGCAGTTGAATAAAGACCAGCAGAAGTTTGTGCATACCTATTTTGAGGAAGAGGTGCGCTCCAATATCATTCCCCTGATGGTGGAAAGTATTCCCCAATTCCCCTATCTCCGCGATAAATCCATTTACCTCGGTGTGGTGCTTTCCCGTAAGGATGCCACCCTCCGGCGCAAGTATGCGATTATTGAGGTGCCTTCCAAAGCGATCGGCCGCTTTATCAAGCTGCCTTCCCCGGATGGCGAGCACCATATTATCCTGCTGGAAGATGTGGTCCGCTTTAACCTGAAAAGCATTTTTGCCTATTTCGGGTATGACCGGTACCAGTCGTGGGTGTTTAAGGTGACCAAAGATGCGGAGCTTGACCTGGATACCGACCTCTCCACCTCCCTGATCCAAAAGATAGAAAAGGGCCTTAAGAACCGGCGTAAGGGCAAACCTGTGCGCTTTGTATACGATAAGGAAATGGATGATGGGCTGCTGGCCTACCTGATCCGCAAGCTGAATATTTCCCGGAAGGAAAGTGTGATACCCGGCGGGCGCATCCATAATTTCCGGCACTTTATGGACTTCCCGGATGTGTTCCAGCGCAGGGGGCAGCGGAAGAAACCCTTCCTGCATCCCCTGCTGAAGAATACGATGCGGGTAACGGATACGATATTGCAAACGGATATTATGCTGAATTTCCCCTATCACTCTTTCAGTCCGGTGATAGACTTGTTGCGCGAAGCGGCCATTGACCCGGATGTTACTTCCATTAAGATCACCGCTTACCGGCTGGCCTCGAATTCCAAGGTGATCAATGCCCTGATCAATGCGGTACGTAATGGCAAACATGTGACGGTGATGCTGGAACTGCGGGCCCGTTTTGATGAGGAGAATAACCTGGAATGGAAGGAGCGCCTGGAATTGGAAGGCGTGAAGGTGGTGATCGGTATTCCCAATATGAAGGTGCATGCCAAGATCTGCCTGATCAAGAAGCGGCAGAATAATCATACGATCCATTATGGTTTTGTAAGCACGGGTAACCTGAATGAGAAAACAGCTTCGCTGTATGGCGATCATTGTTTGCTCACTGCCGACCGCTTTATTATGGCCGATGTGAACCGCCTGTTTAATTACCTGGAGAAACCCAAGGACGGCGCCAGGTTCCTGAAGGCCTGTAAAACACTGATCCCCTGCCCTATCAGTCTGCGCCGTGAACTGCATAAGCTCATCAATAAGGAAATACGCAATGCCCGGGCAGGCATACCAGCCGCCATTACGCTTAAGATGAATTCCCTGTCGGACGAGGAACTTATTATGCGCCTGTATGAAGCGGCGCGGGTGGGTGTGGAGATCAAACTCATCATCCGGGGTATTTTCTGTCTATACTCAGAAAATAAGAAGTTCAAGCATCCTGTGCGGGCCCTCAGCATTATTGATGAGTTCCTGGAACATGCACGGGTATTCATCTTCCACAATAATGGAGAGGAAAAGGTATTTATCTCATCGGCCGACTGGATGGTGCGCAATCTTGATCACCGTGTAGAGGCTACCTGCCCCATCATGGATGAGAATATTAAGAAAGTGTTGAAAAATATACTGGAAATTCAATTGAGTGATAATGTAAAAGCCAGAATTTTGGATAATGATCTGACCAACCGGTATGTGCGCGACAGAAAACAGAAGAAGGTCAGGTCGCAGGTAGAGATCTATAATTACCTGCATCAGAAAACCAGTTCGGTATTGGGTATTGTACACCCGCCTGCCGAACCGGTGGTAGTGACTGCTACCTGATGCGGGCCGGACATTTATACCATACTAATTCATGAGACTGGCGGCTATTGATATAGGCAGTAATGCGGCGAGATTGCTGATATCCGATGTAACCATACAGGGTAATGGCAAACCGGTGTTCCAGAAGATCAACCTCATCCGGGTGCCCCTGCGACTGGGTTTTGATGTATTTGAACAACAGGAGATATCGCCCGAAAAAGTGGCCATGATCATGAATACCCTCAAGGCTTACCGCCACCTGCTGGACGCCTATGAGGTACAACACGTAAAAGCCGCCGCCACTTCGGCCATGCGCGATGCATCCAATGCACGCGCTATCCTGCAACGGGTAAAAGACGAAACCGGTATTGACATCGAGGTGATCACCGGCGATGCAGAAGCCTCCCTGATTTACGAGAACCATGTTGCCGAAAATATGGACACCGACCACGCCTACCTGTATATTGATGTAGGCGGTGGCAGCACCGAACTCACTTTCTTTGCGGATGGCAAGCCGGTGTTCAAGCGCTCTTTCAATATCGGCACCATCCGCCTGCTGAAACAGCAGGTAGATGACTGGCACTGGGAGGAAATGAAAGATGTGATCAAACGCGAGACCCGCGGCCATGACAATGATATTGTCGCCATTGGCTCGGGTGGTAATATCAATAAGGTATTTTCTATCTCCAAACGTAAGGAAGGCAAGCCCCTGCAACTGGAACTGCTGAAGGATTATTATAAGGAGTTCAGCAGCTTTTCGCTGGAGGACAGGATGCGCTTGTATAAGCTGCGCGAAGACCGGGCCGATGTGATCGTTCCTGCCCTGCAGATCTATATCAACGTGATGCGCTGGGCCAATATCACGGAGATCTATGTGCCCAAGATCGGTCTGGCGGATGGGTTGATACAGTACTTGTATGAAGAGCTGAAGCTGAAACAAAAACTGCCGACGGTGTGATTCCGGGTTTCGGGTTTCGGGTTTCGGGTTTTGTGTTTCGGGTTCTTTGGATGTAACAACTTACTTCTTTTTAAAATAGCTGCTATCGCCAGGGCAACTCCGGTGATCAGCCCGTTTAAAGCATACAAAATTTCCCAAAGTGCAGCAACAACCCAAAACTCCAAACACGAAACCCGAAACTTTCATACCTTTCCGCCCGCTTAATAAAACGCACCCCGTATGTCGGTTAATAAAGAAGTAAAGCGGATCACGACCAATACCCTGCAAAAAATGAAGTCGGTAGGCGAAAAGATATCCATGATCACGGCCTATGATTATTCTTTTGCCAGGTTATTCGATGCTGCCGGTATAGATGTGATCCTGGTTGGCGACTCTGCCTCCAATGTGATGGCGGGCCATGAGACCACGCTGCCCATTACGCTGGACCAGATGATCTACCATGCTTCTTCAGTGATCAGGGGGGTGGAACGTTCCCTGGTGGTAGTAGACCTCCCCTTCGGCACCTACCAGGGCAATTCCAAGGAAGCGCTGGCATCGGCCATCCGCATTATGAAAGAAACCGGCGCCCATGCCGTAAAGCTGGAGGGTGGTGAAGAGATCGTTGAGTCGATCAAACGTATCCTTGCTGCCGGTATTCCTGTGATGGGACACCTCGGATTAACTCCTCAGTCTATTTATAAGTTCGGCACGTATACGGTGCGGGCCAAAGAAGAAGCCGAAGCCAATAAGCTGCGCAGCGATGCCAAACTGCTGCAGGAGTCCGGCTGCTTTGCCATGGTGCTGGAAAAGATCCCTGCCCAGCTGGCCAAAGAAGTATCGGAAAGCATTGCCATTCCTACGATCGGCATCGGCGCCGGCAGGCATTGCGACGGGCAGGTGCTGGTGATGCACGACCTGCTTGGTATTAATACCGAATTCAAGCCCCGTTTCCTGCGTCAATACCTCAACCTGCATGAACAGGTAACCGGTGCGGTGAAGCATTATATCAAGGATGTGAAAGACAGGGATTTTCCCAATGAGCAGGAGCAATATTAGGAGAACCGGCAGTCGGCAGTGCGTTTGCTTCGCAAGCAGATTTCTCGCCCTGTA includes:
- a CDS encoding aldehyde dehydrogenase (NADP(+)), with protein sequence MFKDTTVAEINIIMEKAWKAFHAYRKLSLKQRAGFMRAIAAGLDNAPDELIPTAMQETNLPEARLRNEKTRTVFQLTSYAAACEKGEWLEARIDTANPDRTPPKPDIRKMGVPLGPVVVFGASNFPFAYSTAGGDTACALAAGCPVIVKAHPAHAGTSEIVAQIILKAAQQLGLPEGIFAHVHGASFEVGKALVTHPYTKAVGFTGSYGGGKALFDWANQRKEPIPVFAEMGSINPVWLLPGKLQQSAADIAKLYAGSITLGVGQFCTNPGLIIGIEGAPLQEFITALGNEIRQVAPGTMLHPGIAKAYGEKKSAALSQQEVTTVAESAAAPVANQGVPAIASATGKAFLNNPVLHQEVFGPYSLVIRCADIPEMLQVAKHLEGQLTATLMATEQDILEQDELVEAVQNICGRFILNSVPTGVEVCLSMHHGGPFPATTDARFTSVGADGIKRFARPVSFQGWPDSLLPAELKNGNPLGIWRTVNNEVTKDSI
- a CDS encoding dihydrodipicolinate synthase family protein; the protein is MHFEWKGVFPALTTQFTADDELDIPLFEKNLAAQLDAGVDGVILGGSLGEASVLTTPEKEILVKTALQKTAGQVPVLINIAEGSTREAIQQAANAAKWGAHGLMLLPPMRYKSDHRETVAFLKTVAQSTNLPIIVYNNPVDYKIEITLDMFEELAECRNIGAVKESTRDVSNVTRMINRFGNRFKILCGVDPLAMEELVMGADGWVAGLVDAFPRETVAIYRLVKAGQLEEAAAIYRWFMPLLDLDIHPKLVQYIKLAATQAGIGSEYVRAPRLRLIGEERERILEVINEGIRTRPALPDYMNLAMANNYL
- the rimO gene encoding 30S ribosomal protein S12 methylthiotransferase RimO, yielding MKTRSLKKDKVNIITLGCSKNMVDSEVLSGQLKANDIDVVHENARLDHNIVVVNTCGFIDKAKEESINTILDQVDLKRKGKLDKVYVTGCLSERYRNNLEQEIPEVDAYFGTMELPLILKQFEADYKAELLGERLLATPRHYAYLKISEGCNRTCSFCAIPLMRGAHVSRPIEQLVQEAERLVQMGVKEIMLIAQELTYYGLDIYKKRMLADLLHKLADVKGLHWIRLHYAYPSKFPLEILDVMRERDNICNYLDMPLQHASDPMLKAMRRQITKGEMDELIVAIREKVPGICLRTTLITGFPGETAQDVEDVKDFLRQHRFDRVGIFTYSHEEGTSAHTLEDDIPQEEKESRAQEIMEVQQEISYEKNQEKIGQTFKVLIDKKESGRYLGRTEFDSVEVDNEVIINSTKRLTPGEFVNVKITKAYDYDLEGEVV
- the ftsY gene encoding signal recognition particle-docking protein FtsY, giving the protein MGLFNKLFGKKEKETLDQGLEKTKTGFLSKLTKAIAGKSSVDDEVLDNLEEALVSADVGIETTVQIIERIEKRVAKDKYLNTSELNNILQQEIENILVEAPEADAYTFESTLPAKPFVILVVGVNGVGKTTTIGKLAYNFKKAGKSVLLGAADTFRAAAVDQLTIWSERVGVPIVKQGMGADPASVAFDTVQSGVSKGSDVVIIDTAGRLHNKAHLMDELSKIKRVIQKHIPEAPHEVLLVLDGSTGQNALEQAKQFTAATDVTALAITKLDGTAKGGVVLAIANQFKIPVKFIGMGEKMEDLLVFDKHEFVDSLFNLEKS
- a CDS encoding DUF4295 family protein — protein: MAKSAKTAIKKDPKLAAEAKNWTKVIRAVRSPKSGAYTFKEAIVHKDKVKEYLAQK
- the rpmG gene encoding 50S ribosomal protein L33, with product MAKKGNRVQVILECTEHKTSGKPGTSRYITTKNKKNNPERLELKKFNAILKKVTVHKEIK
- the rpmB gene encoding 50S ribosomal protein L28 codes for the protein MARVCQVTGKVPVSGHRVSHSNIKSKRRFLPNLQTKRFFLAEEDKWITLKLSTEGIRTINKRGLISVVKELRAKGEKI
- the ppk1 gene encoding polyphosphate kinase 1, which produces MKRKTIARDISWLSFNARVLQEAADPSVPLRERIKFLGIFSNNMDEFFRVRVATLKRMTEMGSKLRNMHLEQAPDRILDQIQQIVLEQQAEFNQIWETIRKDLAREKIYLVNERQLNKDQQKFVHTYFEEEVRSNIIPLMVESIPQFPYLRDKSIYLGVVLSRKDATLRRKYAIIEVPSKAIGRFIKLPSPDGEHHIILLEDVVRFNLKSIFAYFGYDRYQSWVFKVTKDAELDLDTDLSTSLIQKIEKGLKNRRKGKPVRFVYDKEMDDGLLAYLIRKLNISRKESVIPGGRIHNFRHFMDFPDVFQRRGQRKKPFLHPLLKNTMRVTDTILQTDIMLNFPYHSFSPVIDLLREAAIDPDVTSIKITAYRLASNSKVINALINAVRNGKHVTVMLELRARFDEENNLEWKERLELEGVKVVIGIPNMKVHAKICLIKKRQNNHTIHYGFVSTGNLNEKTASLYGDHCLLTADRFIMADVNRLFNYLEKPKDGARFLKACKTLIPCPISLRRELHKLINKEIRNARAGIPAAITLKMNSLSDEELIMRLYEAARVGVEIKLIIRGIFCLYSENKKFKHPVRALSIIDEFLEHARVFIFHNNGEEKVFISSADWMVRNLDHRVEATCPIMDENIKKVLKNILEIQLSDNVKARILDNDLTNRYVRDRKQKKVRSQVEIYNYLHQKTSSVLGIVHPPAEPVVVTAT
- a CDS encoding Ppx/GppA phosphatase family protein; translated protein: MRLAAIDIGSNAARLLISDVTIQGNGKPVFQKINLIRVPLRLGFDVFEQQEISPEKVAMIMNTLKAYRHLLDAYEVQHVKAAATSAMRDASNARAILQRVKDETGIDIEVITGDAEASLIYENHVAENMDTDHAYLYIDVGGGSTELTFFADGKPVFKRSFNIGTIRLLKQQVDDWHWEEMKDVIKRETRGHDNDIVAIGSGGNINKVFSISKRKEGKPLQLELLKDYYKEFSSFSLEDRMRLYKLREDRADVIVPALQIYINVMRWANITEIYVPKIGLADGLIQYLYEELKLKQKLPTV
- the panB gene encoding 3-methyl-2-oxobutanoate hydroxymethyltransferase; this encodes MSVNKEVKRITTNTLQKMKSVGEKISMITAYDYSFARLFDAAGIDVILVGDSASNVMAGHETTLPITLDQMIYHASSVIRGVERSLVVVDLPFGTYQGNSKEALASAIRIMKETGAHAVKLEGGEEIVESIKRILAAGIPVMGHLGLTPQSIYKFGTYTVRAKEEAEANKLRSDAKLLQESGCFAMVLEKIPAQLAKEVSESIAIPTIGIGAGRHCDGQVLVMHDLLGINTEFKPRFLRQYLNLHEQVTGAVKHYIKDVKDRDFPNEQEQY